One region of Brassica napus cultivar Da-Ae chromosome A10, Da-Ae, whole genome shotgun sequence genomic DNA includes:
- the LOC125579236 gene encoding phenylacetaldehyde reductase-like yields the protein MANSGEGKVVCVTGASGYIASWLVKFLLSRGYTVKASVRDPSDPKKTQHLLSLDGAKERLHLFKADLLEEGSFDSAIDGCEGVFHTASPFYHDVKDPQAELIDPAVKGTLNVLNSCTKASSVKRVVVTSSMAAVAYNGKPRTPEVTVDETWFSDPEVCKTSKMWYVLSKTLAEDAAWKFAKEKGLDIVTINPAMVIGPLLQPTLNTSAAAILNFINGAKTFSNSTFGWVNVKDVANAHIQAYEVPSANGRYCMVERVLHHSEIVNILRQLYPNLQLPESCADENPFVPTYQVSKEKIKSLGIDYIPLEVSIKETVESLKEKGFINVRASI from the exons ATGGCAAACAGTGGTGAAGGTAAAGTGGTGTGTGTAACAGGAGCATCAGGTTACATCGCTTCTTGGCTTGTCAAGTTCCTCCTTAGCCGTGGCTACACCGTTAAGGCATCTGTTCGTGACCCCA GTGATCCGAAAAAAACACAACACTTGCTTTCGTTGGATGGTGCAAAGGAAAGACTTCACTTGTTCAAAGCAGACCTTTTGGAAGAAGGATCTTTCGACTCAGCGATTGATGGATGTGAAGGAGTTTTCCACACTGCCTCTCCTTTTTATCATGATGTCAAAGACCCACAG GCTGAACTTATTGATCCTGCTGTCAAGGGAACACTTAACGTTTTGAACTCGTGCACCAAAGCATCTTCTGTCAAAAGGGTTGTTGTTACCTCCTCCATGGCAGCCGTTGCTTACAATGGTAAACCACGCACACCTGAAGTAACCGTCGACGAGACTTGGTTCTCTGATCCAGAGGTTTGCAAGACTTCTAAG ATGTGGTATGTTCTCTCCAAGACCTTGGCGGAAGATGCTGCTTGGAAGTTCGCTAAAGAGAAAGGCTTGGACATTGTTACGATCAACCCAGCAATGGTGATTGGCCCTCTCCTACAGCCAACTCTCAACACAAGTGCTGCTGCTATACTGAACTTTATTAATG GTGCAAAGACATTCTCTAACTCAACTTTTGGATGGGTTAACGTAAAGGACGTAGCCAATGCGCACATTCAAGCATATGAGGTCCCTTCAGCTAATGGACGTTATTGTATGGTCGAGAGAGTCCTTCACCACTCTGAGATTGTGAACATTCTGCGTCAGCTTTACCCAAATCTCCAGCTCCCTGAAAG TTGTGCGGATGAGAATCCGTTTGTTCCGACGTATCAAGTGTCCAAGGAGAAAATAAAGAGCCTTGGGATAGACTACATACCCTTGGAAGTTAGCATCAAGGAGACCGTCGAGTCCTTGAAGGAGAAAGGTTTCATTAACGTCCGAGCAAGCATTTGA
- the LOC106371813 gene encoding ABC transporter G family member 23, translated as MNNTHTMASCFHPPPSMTTNRREEDSIILFSSSNSPDEYSSASSSSSSSPLPTPNRYSLTVANLSYTIHHVTILKSVTFTTQPSKLLAVVGPSGTGKSTLLKIISGRVSHKALDPSSTILINNGRISNNNQLRRLCGFVPQDDDLLPLLTVKETLMYSAKFSLRDSTAKEKEERVDTLLRDLGLVLVQDSFVGEGDEEDRGVSGGERKRVSIAVEMIRDPPILLLDEPTSGLDSRNSLQVVELLANMAKTKQRTVVFSIHQPSYRILDYISDYLILSRGSVIHFGNLEHLEDSIAKLGFQIPEQLNPIEFAMEIVDSLRDSNQTDSSRSLLSSSSSIENENENDNTIAKKQEFRSLFDVAEISFLCSRFCKIIYRTKQLFLARTMQAVVAGLGLGSVYTRLKRDEEGVAERLGLFAFSLSFLLSSTVEALPIYLRERRVLMKEASRGSYRISSYMIANTIAFVPFLFVVSLLFSIPVYWIVGLNPSVHAFSFFVLCVWLIILMASSLVLFLSAVAPDFISGNSLICTVLGAFFLFSGYFIPKEKIPKPWMFMYYVSLYRYPLESMLVNEYWSLRKECFSGGDMGCLMTGEDVLRKRGLDKDTRWINVGIMLAFFVFYRFLCWGILLRKSYSKSTL; from the coding sequence ATGAACAACACACACACCATGGCTTCTTGCTTCCACCCTCCTCCTTCTATGACCACAAACCGCCGCGAAGAAGACTCAATCATACTCTTCTCATCCTCAAACTCCCCCGACGAATACTCCTCagcctcctcttcctcctcctcttcaccGCTCCCAACACCTAACCGCTACTCCCTAACCGTCGCTAACCTCTCTTACACCATCCACCACGTCACCATCCTCAAATCCGTAACCTTCACAACCCAACCCTCAAAACTCCTCGCCGTGGTGGGCCCCAGCGGAACAGGCAAATCCACACTCTTAAAAATCATTTCCGGTAGAGTGAGCCACAAGGCACTAGATCCCTCCTCCACCATTTTAATAAACAACGGTAGAATCAGCAACAACAATCAGTTACGGAGACTATGCGGATTCGTCCCTCAAGACGACGATCTCCTCCCTCTGCTCACAGTCAAAGAGACGTTAATGTACAGCGCCAAGTTCAGCTTACGAGACTCCACGGCgaaggagaaggaagagagagtgGATACCTTGTTGAGAGACCTAGGCCTCGTTCTCGTTCAAGACAGCTTCGTCGGAGAAGGAGACGAAGAGGATCGTGGAGTCTCGGgaggagagaggaagagagtctCTATAGCCGTTGAGATGATCCGCGACCCGCCGATTCTTCTCCTCGACGAACCGACTTCCGGTTTAGATAGCCGGAACTCGCTTCAGGTCGTTGAGCTTTTAGCGAATATGGCGAAGACGAAGCAGAGAACCGTCGTCTTCTCGATTCATCAACCTAGCTATAGGATCCTCGATTACATCTCCGATTACTTGATCCTCTCGCGCGGATCGGTGATCCACTTCGGGAATCTCGAGCATCTCGAGGACTCGATCGCCAAGCTAGGGTTTCAGATTCCCGAACAGCTGAATCCGATCGAATTCGCGATGGAGATCGTCGATTCGTTACGCGATTCGAACCAAACAGACTCCTCTCGATCTTTGCTATCATCATCGTCATCGATCGAGAACGAGAACGAGAACGATAATACGATAGCTAAGAAGCAAGAGTTTCGCAGTCTCTTCGACGTAGCGGAGATCTCATTCCTCTGCTCGAGGTTCTGCAAAATCATCTACAGGACGAAGCAGCTCTTCCTAGCGAGAACGATGCAAGCGGTTGTTGCGGGGTTAGGCCTCGGAAGCGTTTACACGAGACTCAAACGCGACGAAGAAGGCGTGGCGGAGAGGCTCGGACTCTTCGCCTTCAGCTTAAGCTTCCTCTTGTCCTCAACGGTCGAAGCGCTTCCTATTTACCTCCGAGAACGCCGCGTTTTGATGAAAGAAGCGTCTCGTGGATCGTACAGAATCTCGTCTTACATGATCGCGAACACTATCGCGTTTGTGCCGTTTTTATTCGTTGTATCGCTTCTATTCTCCATACCGGTTTACTGGATCGTGGGTTTAAACCCGTCGGTTCATGCGTTCTCTTTCTTTGTGCTATGTGTCTGGCTTATAATCCTCATGGCTAGTTCTTTAGTGCTCTTCCTCAGCGCGGTTGCTCCTGACTTCATCTCTGGAAACTCGCTTATATGCACTGTTCTTGGAGCGTTCTTTCTCTTCTCAGGTTACTTCATCCCTAAGGAAAAGATACCGAAGCCGTGGATGTTCATGTATTATGTTTCTCTGTACCGTTACCCTCTGGAGTCGATGCTTGTGAACGAGTACTGGAGCTTGCGGAAAGAGTGCTTCTCGGGAGGGGACATGGGGTGTTTGATGACGGGAGAAGATGTGTTGAGGAAGAGAGGGCTTGACAAGGACACAAGGTGGATCAATGTCGGGATAATGCTTGCCTTCTTCGTGTTCTATCGTTTTCTTTGCTGGGGGATCTTACTCCGAAAGTCTTATTCCAAGTCGACTCtttag
- the LOC106371812 gene encoding nonsense-mediated mRNA decay factor SMG7-like: MMTLQMDKNTASSPRERAKSIFDKTVELEIKRRKAAQARNPSDPNLWQQIRENYEAIVLEDHTFSEEHNIEFTLWQLHYKRIEDFRSHINALLASSNSNAQNSKGPSMADRVANIKLQFRTFLSEATGFYHEMILKIRSKYGLPLGYFSESQDSQNLADKDGKKFAEVQKGLVSCHRCLIYLGDLARYKGLYGEGDSKNREHAAASSYYLQAASLLPGSGNPHHQLAIIASYSGDEFAATYRYFRSLAVETPFPTARDNLIVAFEKNRLSYAQLFAAPKDSPRRPTGKRRGKGQDNSSKKDADVVAAPEKDKATSADEKLKAFCVRFVRLNGILFTRTSLETFSDVLASTSSSLRDLISSSLKEEMSFGKDTSDSALFIVRLVTILIFSVANSKKEKEGQSYAEIVNRVELARNSLTASFELLGHVIEQCAQLSDPSSSYFLPGVLVFVEWLACCPDVAMGSDPDERRTAVRSSFWNQCVVFFNQILSLGPIYIDDVEDESCFSNMSMYDERETENRLALWEDYELRGFLPLLPAQSILDFSRRHSFGTESPKEKKARIKRILAAGKALTSVIKVDQSHVYFDSKKKKFLVGSEPSDDLLDSHSSPAEADNALQDNQGMMNHITPVTQLYQQIHLGEEDDDEEIVFKPLVTEKRKGASDQIYVPNGGGFKNPDQVATVGDFKALSVSDAAFHENLLLQARGNASIQLPASVGSNLLAHLLPSTQSQGVQLQQVQTQAVHPQPSQSLASARLQPMQSPVAQQSQAALLQQLQSRAMHFQHPQGQVPHVSLAQSQPASLGVSKWLPEEAANSLSGFAQMGNGHVMRNEMQGNHGVSYYPAHSLPIHQSFNVNGMAGMPYSQSRTPEAMLPPIIDTFSSSGIISNGLGVQSSLARKSPIGRASKHLGPPPGFNSVPSKLQKEPTPGPDMSGSTLPADDYSWLDGYQGQSHQGTGFNSSLNYGSSGKPEHMGTSNGLNGPANFPFPGKQAPASQVQAKFPYFQHPQEDNFVNGNDQSAQLPQQYPGHPSWSGHRFV, translated from the exons CGAGCCAAGTCCATATTCGATAAG ACTGTTGAGTTAGAAATCAAGCGTAGGAAGGCTGCTCAGGCTCGGAATCCTTCTGACCCGAACCTGTGGCAGCAAATTCGTGAGAACTATGAAGCAATCGTTCTTGAAGATCACACATTTTCTGAGGAGCACAACATTGAGTTTACTCTGTGGCAGCTGCATTACAAACGGATTGAAGACTTTAGATCACACATCAATGCTCTCCTGGCTTCTAGTAACTCGAATGCTCAAAATTCAAAGGGTCCATCTATGGCTGACCGGGTCGCAAATATCAAGCTCCAGTTCAGAACTTTCCTTTCAGAGGCAACTGGGTTTTACCATGAAATGATCTTAAAAATTAGATCAAAGTATGGGCTTCCCTTGGGTTATTTTTCGGAGAGTCAAGATAGTCAAAATTTGGCTGATAAGGATGGAAAGAAGTTTGCAGAAGTTCAAAAAGGCTTGGTATCTTGTCACCGTTGCTTAATATACCTTGGTGATCTTGCTCGGTATAAAGGATTGTATGGAGAGGGGGATTCCAAGAACCGTGAGCATGCTGCTGCCTCGAGTTACTATTTGCAAGCAGCTTCTCTATTGCCAGGCAGTGGAAACCCACATCATCAG CTTGCTATAATTGCTTCCTATTCCGGGGATGAGTTTGCAGCAACATATCGTTATTTCCGGAGTTTGGCTGTGGAGACTCCTTTCCCAACTGCCCGTGACAACTTGATTGTTGCTTTTGAAAAG AATCGTCTGAGTTATGCCCAATTGTTTGCGGCTCCCAAAGACTCACCTAGAAGGCCCACTGGTAAAAGAAGAGGTAAAGGCCAAGATAATTCATCGAAGAAAGATGCGGACGTGGTAGCTGCTCCTGAGAAGGATAAAGCAACTAGTGCAGATGAGAAGCTCAAAGCATTCTGCGTTAGATTTGTTCGTCTAAACGGGATTCTTTTTACCAGAACaag CCTGGAGACATTCTCAGATGTTCTTGCTTCCACAAGCAGCAGTCTACGAGATCTGATTTCTTCGAGCTTAAAGGAAGAGATGAGTTTTGGTAAAGACACCAGTGACAGCGCACTTTTTATTGTTAGGCTCGTGACCATTCTTATATTTAGCGTCGCTAACTCGAAGAAAGAAAAGGAAGGTCAGTCATATGCAGAAATTGTGAATCGTGTGGAGCTCGCGAGAAACTCCTTAACAGCAAGTTTTGAGTTACTTGGGCACGTAATAGAGCAGTGTGCGCAACTGAGTGATCCTTCGTCAAGTTACTTCTTGCCTGGTGTCTTAGTTTTTGTTGAGTGGTTGGCCTGCTGTCCTGATGTTGCAATGGGGAGTGATCCGGATGAAAGACGGACTGCTGTGAGAAGCAGCTTTTGGAACCAGTGTGTTGTCTTCTTCAACCAAATCTTGTCTCTTGGGCCTATATATATTGATGATGTTGAAGATGAGAGTTGCTTCTCGAACATGAGCATGTATGACGAAAGAGAAACTGAAAACAGACTTGCACTGTGGGAGGACTATGAGTTGAGAGGATTCTTGCCATTGCTTCCAGCTCAGTCTATTCTCGACTTTTCAAGAAGACATTCCTTTGGAACTGAGAGTCCCAAGGAAAAGAAAGCTCGTATAAAGAGGATCCTAGCAGCCGGGAAAGCATTGACCAGTGTGATCAAGGTTGATCAGAGTCATGTGTATTTTgattcaaagaagaagaaatttcTTGTTGGCTCTGAACCGTCAGATGACTTGCTGGATTCTCATTCAAGCCCAGCGGAAGCTGATAATGCGTTACAAGATAACCAAGGAATGATGAATCATATAACGCCAGTGACGCAGCTATATCAGCAGATTCATTTGGGtgaggaggatgatgatgaagaaattGTTTTCAAACCTCTGGTTACTGAGAAGAGGAAAGGGGCTTCTGACCAAATATATGTTCCTAATGGAGGAGGCTTCAAGAATCCTGATCAAGTTGCTACTGTGGGGGACTTCAAAGCTTTGAGTGTTTCAGATGCAGCTTTTCATGAAAATCTCCTTCTCCAGGCAAGAGGCAACGCAAGTATTCAACTGCCTGCATCTGTTGGTTCTAACCTTCTGGCACACCTTCTGCCGTCAACACAGTCCCAGGGTGTGCAGTTGCAACAGGTTCAGACACAGGCAGTGCATCCTCAGCCATCTCAATCGCTAGCCTCTGCACGACTTCAGCCAATGCAATCACCGGTGGCACAACAATCGCAGGCCGCACTACTTCAACAATTGCAGTCACGGGCTATGCACTTTCAACATCCTCAAGGACAGGTTCCACATGTTTCACTGGCCCAATCACAACCTGCTTCACTCGGTGTTAGCAAGTGGTTACCAGAAGAAGCTGCTAATAGCCTATCTGGTTTTGCTCAGATGGGTAACGGTCATGTGATGAGGAATGAGATGCAAGGAAATCATGGAGTCTCCTATTACCCTGCACACTCACTGCCGATCCACCAGTCTTTCAATGTCAATGGTATGGCTGGTATGCCATATTCTCAGTCACGAACACCTGAAGCTATGCTGCCACCCATAATTGATACTTTTTCATCTTCTGGAATTATTTCTAATGGCCTTGGCGTGCAATCTTCGTTAGCAAGAAAAAGTCCAATCGGTAGAGCCTCCAAGCATCTTGGCCCACCCCCTGGGTTTAACTCAGTCCCCTCTAAGCTGCAAAAGGAGCCAACACCCGGTCCGGATATGTCTGGCAGCACTCTACCGGCTGATGATTACAGCTGGTTGGATGGATACCAAGGCCAGTCTCACCAAGGCACTGGTTTCAACAGTTCTTTGAATTACGGTTCTTCTGGGAAGCCAGAACACATGGGTACCAGCAATGGACTGAATGGGCCTGCCAACTTTCCGTTCCCTGGAAAACAAGCTCCAGCGTCACAGGTCCAAGCAAAATTTCCATACTTTCAGCATCCTCAGGAAGATAACTTTGTGAACGGAAACGATCAGTCAGCTCAACTCCCCCAGCAATATCCAGGACATCCCAGTTGGTCGGGTCATCGCTTTGTGTGA